A genomic region of Pyrus communis chromosome 14, drPyrComm1.1, whole genome shotgun sequence contains the following coding sequences:
- the LOC137715325 gene encoding NAC transcription factor 56: MESTDSSAGSQQQQQQQQQPQPPPPQPNLPPGFRFHPTDEELVVHYLKKKATSAPLPVAIIAEVDLYKFDPWELPAKATFGEQEWYFFSPRDRKYPNGARPNRAATSGYWKATGTDKPVLTSGGTQKVGVKKALVFYGGKPPKGIKTNWIMHEYRLADNKPNNKPPGCDLGNKKNSLRLDDWVLCRIYKKNNTHRPMDHEREDSMEDIMGPLMPPSISHVGHHQNMKLHFPKSNSSYGPPFMENDQIFFDGIMSSTDGSASTHQLQLKRPIVPSLYWNNQEDDQTAADPSSSKRIQLHQLDNGTNSYGDGINGGSTNNNSTSIANLLSQLPRTPPLHQHAVLGSLGDGIFRTPYQLPGMNWYSESNLG; this comes from the exons ATGGAGAGCACCGACTCGTCCGCGGGCTCACAACAgcaacagcaacagcagcagcagccgcaGCCGCCACCTCCGCAGCCAAACCTGCCGCCCGGGTTCCGCTTCCACCCGACGGACGAAGAGCTAGTCGTCCACTATCTCAAGAAAAAGGCCACCTCCGCTCCCCTCCCGGTTGCTATCATCGCTGAAGTCGACCTTTACAAGTTCGACCCCTGGGAGCTCCCAG CTAAGGCTACGTTTGGAGAGCAAGAGTGGTATTTTTTCAGTCCTAGGGACCGGAAGTACCCGAACGGAGCGAGACCCAATAGGGCAGCGACTTCCGGGTATTGGAAAGCGACGGGGACTGATAAGCCGGTGCTGACTTCCGGCGGTACTCAGAAAGTTGGTGTGAAAAAAGCACTTGTGTTCTATGGAGGAAAACCCCCAAAAGGAATTAAAACCAATTGGATTATGCACGAGTACAGGCTTGCTGATAACAAGCCCAACAACAAGCCACCTGGGTGTGACTTGGGCAACAAGAAGAACTCCTTGAGG CTTGATGATTGGGTGCTGTGTAGAATTTACAAGAAGAACAACACGCATAGGCCGATGGATCATGAGAGGGAGGATTCCATGGAGGACATAATGGGACCATTGATGCCACCATCCATAAGTCATGTGGGCCACCATCAGAATATGAAGCTGCACTTTCCAAAATCTAATTCGAGTTATGGACCGCCTTTCATGGAAAATGACCAAATATTTTTTGATGGGATAATGAGCAGCACCGACGGATCAGCTTCTACTCATCAGCTGCAACTAAAACGGCCAATAGTTCCATCTTTGTACTGGAATAATCAGGAAGATGATCAGACGGCTGCTGATCCTTCATCAAGCAAGAGAATACAATTGCACCAATTGGACAATGGTACTAATTCTTATGGTGATGGGATTAATGGTGGTtctactaataacaattctacTTCTATTGCCAATCTACTTTCCCAGCTTCCACGGACTCCACCATTGCACCAACATGCAGTTCTGGGGTCACTTGGCGACGGTATATTCCGGACACCGTATCAACTGCCTGGAATGAATTGGTATTCTGAATCCAATTTGGGATAG